A single genomic interval of Arthrobacter sp. NicSoilB8 harbors:
- a CDS encoding MarR family transcriptional regulator produces MTEPRWLNADERRAWLAQLSINTLLPAALDTQLHAAGKLSLFDYNVLAMLSEAEGRFLPMSELAARTSASLSRLSHVVTKLQNRGWLERRPHPGDARVTTAHLTDTGMETIVKLAPGHVEAVRSLFLDALSPKDVADLARIGEKIVARLDGDHWILRDS; encoded by the coding sequence ATGACCGAACCCCGCTGGCTCAACGCCGACGAACGCCGGGCCTGGCTCGCCCAACTGAGCATCAACACCCTGCTGCCGGCCGCCCTCGATACCCAGCTCCACGCCGCGGGGAAGCTTTCCCTGTTCGACTACAACGTTCTCGCGATGCTCTCCGAGGCCGAGGGGCGCTTCCTGCCCATGAGCGAGCTCGCGGCGCGCACCAGCGCCTCCCTGTCCCGGCTCTCCCATGTGGTCACCAAGCTGCAGAACCGCGGCTGGCTTGAGCGCCGCCCGCACCCCGGCGACGCCCGAGTCACCACGGCGCACCTGACCGACACCGGCATGGAGACGATCGTGAAGCTCGCCCCGGGCCATGTGGAGGCTGTCCGGTCGCTCTTCCTCGACGCCTTGAGCCCCAAGGACGTCGCGGATCTGGCACGGATCGGCGAGAAGATCGTAGCCCGCCTCGACGGCGACCATTGGATCCTGCGCGACAGCTGA
- a CDS encoding YciI family protein, with product MYVVSLTYKVPDDIVEFHLPAHVTWLQAAFDEGVFMVAGRKIPRTGGLLLSNADRASLDASLAKDPFYVNGVADFEVMEFHANRVAPGYENLLDS from the coding sequence ATGTACGTAGTCTCCCTGACTTACAAGGTCCCCGACGACATTGTGGAGTTCCACCTGCCGGCGCACGTGACGTGGCTGCAGGCGGCCTTCGACGAGGGCGTCTTCATGGTCGCGGGGCGCAAAATCCCCCGCACCGGCGGCCTGCTGCTTTCCAACGCGGACCGGGCCAGCCTGGACGCATCCTTGGCCAAGGACCCGTTCTACGTCAACGGTGTGGCTGACTTCGAGGTCATGGAGTTCCACGCCAACAGGGTGGCCCCAGGCTACGAAAACCTGCTGGACAGCTGA
- a CDS encoding SGNH/GDSL hydrolase family protein — MGSFPLLPDRAGRRVFVALGDSFTEGVGDYDPRLPNGVRGWADRVAEKLAKAQPGWEYANLAIRSKRLRHIIAEQLGPALAMEPTLITLYAGGNDILDFGTDIGSLMQDYESLVAALAGTGATLVLFTGFDVKVSALLEPLKKRNAFYNRRVREIAGRYGAVLVDYWCFDAFHDPRMWDSDRLHMSKAGHKYLASQVLDHLGVPHKIKPKEWEPPAKTGLREWERLQRRWVHDWVLPLFGRKLRGVTLGDELRPRWPDPVKVPRKGGLKKLVLAPRSGA; from the coding sequence GTGGGTTCTTTTCCTTTGCTTCCGGATCGAGCTGGGCGGAGGGTCTTTGTTGCCTTGGGGGATTCCTTCACCGAGGGCGTGGGCGACTACGATCCGCGTCTCCCTAATGGGGTGCGGGGCTGGGCGGACCGGGTCGCGGAGAAGCTGGCCAAGGCGCAGCCTGGCTGGGAGTACGCGAACCTGGCGATCCGCAGCAAACGGCTGCGCCACATCATCGCCGAACAGCTCGGACCCGCCCTGGCCATGGAACCGACGCTCATCACGCTGTACGCCGGCGGCAACGACATCCTGGATTTCGGCACGGACATCGGATCCCTCATGCAGGACTACGAGTCCCTCGTGGCTGCGCTCGCCGGGACGGGAGCAACGCTGGTGCTGTTCACCGGCTTCGACGTCAAGGTCTCCGCGCTCCTGGAGCCGTTGAAGAAGCGCAACGCCTTCTACAACCGGCGCGTCCGCGAGATTGCCGGCCGCTACGGCGCGGTGCTGGTGGATTACTGGTGCTTCGATGCCTTCCATGACCCGCGGATGTGGGACTCGGACCGGCTGCATATGTCCAAGGCGGGCCACAAGTACCTCGCTTCACAGGTCCTGGACCACCTCGGGGTGCCCCACAAGATCAAGCCCAAGGAGTGGGAGCCGCCCGCGAAGACGGGGCTGCGGGAATGGGAGCGCCTCCAACGCCGCTGGGTGCACGACTGGGTGCTGCCCCTGTTCGGACGGAAGCTCCGCGGCGTCACCCTCGGCGACGAGCTCCGGCCGCGCTGGCCCGACCCCGTGAAGGTCCCGCGCAAGGGCGGCCTGAAGAAACTGGTGCTGGCGCCGCGCAGCGGCGCGTAG
- a CDS encoding FBP domain-containing protein codes for MRSSFINASRSKAAKLNLPKNFDTLGWENIDFLAWRDEKMPLRGYLVVQGPKGPTGIMLRAPEGGAKKNRSVLCELCRDVFSKDDVLLWVAKRAGQSGRNGNTLGTLICADFLCCRNVRVEPPANEINPDPAAVVLRQIDGLMARTAQFVDRVRGN; via the coding sequence ATCCGCTCGTCCTTCATCAATGCGAGCCGGTCAAAAGCCGCCAAACTCAATCTGCCCAAGAACTTCGACACCCTGGGCTGGGAAAACATTGATTTCCTAGCCTGGCGGGACGAGAAGATGCCCCTCCGCGGCTATCTCGTGGTGCAGGGGCCGAAGGGCCCCACCGGCATCATGCTCAGGGCCCCTGAAGGCGGGGCCAAAAAGAACCGCTCCGTGCTCTGTGAACTGTGCCGGGACGTGTTCTCCAAGGACGATGTCCTGCTGTGGGTGGCAAAGCGCGCCGGACAGTCCGGCCGCAACGGCAACACGCTGGGCACCTTGATCTGCGCCGATTTCCTGTGCTGCCGCAATGTGCGGGTGGAGCCTCCGGCCAACGAGATCAACCCGGACCCCGCCGCCGTCGTGCTGCGGCAGATCGACGGGCTGATGGCGCGCACTGCCCAGTTCGTGGACCGCGTCCGGGGCAACTAG
- a CDS encoding NAD(P)/FAD-dependent oxidoreductase — MKRIERDVVIIGAGPTGLNAARDLKAAGLTVAVLEARDRVGGRTWTSTIDGAMLEIGGQWISPDQTALKDLLGELGLETFSRYREGQSVYVAPDGTRSLYTGEMFPVSERTEAEMRRLIGILDELAAEIGAEEPWAHPRARDLDTVSLHHWMRQLSDDEEACANIGHFLAGGMLTKPAHSFSALQAVLMAASAGSFSNLVDEDLLLDRRVVGGMQLVSETIAAALGDDVVLDSPVRTLRWDSDGVTAVSDQAIVKARYAIMAVPPNLYSRVSFEPPLPRRQHQMHQHQSLGLVIKVHAVYETPFWREEGLSGTCFSPDLVVQEIYDNTNHEDPRGTLVAFVPDEKADAMFALDAAERRRVILSAMAESLGPKTLEPVVYYESDWASEEWTRGAFASSYDLGGLHRYGADQLTPVGPIYWASSDLAAEGYQHVDGAVRMGRATAARILARDAASTVAAA, encoded by the coding sequence GTGAAACGTATTGAACGCGATGTTGTTATCATCGGCGCCGGCCCGACCGGGCTGAACGCCGCACGGGACCTGAAAGCGGCGGGCCTGACGGTTGCCGTGCTGGAGGCCCGCGACAGGGTTGGCGGCCGGACCTGGACCAGCACCATCGACGGGGCCATGCTGGAAATCGGCGGCCAGTGGATCTCACCGGACCAGACGGCGCTCAAGGACCTCCTGGGCGAGCTGGGCCTGGAAACGTTCAGCCGCTACCGCGAGGGCCAGTCGGTCTACGTCGCCCCGGACGGCACCCGCAGCCTCTACACCGGGGAGATGTTCCCGGTCTCCGAGCGCACCGAGGCCGAAATGCGCCGGCTGATCGGCATTCTGGATGAGCTGGCCGCCGAGATCGGCGCCGAGGAGCCGTGGGCGCACCCCCGGGCGCGCGACCTCGACACCGTCTCTCTGCACCACTGGATGCGCCAGCTCTCCGACGACGAAGAGGCATGCGCCAACATCGGCCACTTCCTGGCCGGCGGCATGCTGACCAAGCCGGCGCACTCCTTCTCCGCGCTGCAGGCCGTGCTGATGGCGGCATCTGCGGGCTCGTTCTCGAACCTGGTGGACGAGGACCTGCTCCTGGACCGGCGCGTTGTGGGAGGGATGCAGCTGGTGTCGGAGACCATCGCGGCCGCGCTGGGGGACGACGTCGTCCTTGATTCCCCGGTGCGGACCCTGCGCTGGGACAGCGACGGCGTCACCGCCGTTTCGGACCAGGCCATTGTGAAGGCCCGGTACGCCATCATGGCCGTGCCGCCCAACCTCTACTCGCGCGTGAGCTTTGAACCCCCGCTGCCGCGCCGGCAGCACCAGATGCACCAGCATCAGTCGCTGGGCCTGGTGATCAAGGTGCACGCCGTCTACGAGACGCCGTTCTGGCGCGAAGAGGGCCTCTCCGGCACCTGCTTTAGCCCCGATCTGGTGGTCCAGGAAATCTACGACAACACCAACCACGAGGACCCGCGCGGAACCCTGGTGGCCTTCGTGCCGGATGAGAAGGCGGACGCGATGTTCGCCCTCGATGCTGCGGAACGGCGTCGGGTGATTCTCTCGGCCATGGCGGAGTCCTTGGGCCCGAAAACCCTGGAACCGGTGGTGTACTACGAGTCCGACTGGGCCTCCGAGGAATGGACCCGCGGTGCCTTCGCCTCCAGCTACGATCTGGGCGGCCTGCACCGCTACGGCGCGGACCAGCTCACCCCGGTGGGACCCATCTACTGGGCGTCCTCGGACCTGGCGGCCGAGGGCTACCAGCATGTGGACGGCGCGGTCCGGATGGGCCGGGCTACGGCCGCCCGGATCCTGGCCCGCGACGCCGCCAGCACGGTGGCCGCCGCGTAG
- a CDS encoding amino acid permease, whose translation MSTEPRNTAELNDSDHLAVLGYQDSFDRSMSLWANFALGFTYLSPLVGVYSLFAVAMAAGGPPSVFWIFIVGAGQMLVALVFGEVVSQYPIHGGIYPWTRRLWGRRYAWMAAWVYIWAMIVTITAVAEFGSGFLASLFEIELNRESTLGLSVLLLLVALVLNFTGTKTMARVARIGLAAELIGVIAVGLYLLIFQRKQSFGVFFDPMGVQGDGSYLNAFMGAALAGLFLFYGFEACGDVAEEVANPARRIPRAMMMTIVVGGVSALFSFGGYVLAAPNLQEIVNGQDADPIPAILEAALGPVGAKIFLVVAITAFLSCVLSLQAAASRLIFSFARDGMVPGHRWLSRVSGTAKVPANALIVAACIPLALCVIIYLGSDELLTQITSFAVLGIYIAFQSVVLAALRQRLKGWRPAGPFSLGAAGLAVNAAALAYGIFAMVLLAWPGSTGVFVTDWTVLLGLAVVAGSGLLYLLLARPDAKSTAPAGDAIDVAARLRAGRARQAAVN comes from the coding sequence ATGTCTACCGAACCCCGCAACACCGCCGAGCTTAACGATAGTGACCATCTTGCCGTCCTGGGCTACCAGGATTCCTTTGACCGGTCCATGTCCCTGTGGGCCAATTTCGCCCTCGGATTCACCTACCTTTCGCCGCTGGTGGGGGTGTACTCGCTTTTCGCGGTCGCCATGGCGGCCGGCGGGCCGCCGTCGGTGTTCTGGATCTTCATCGTGGGAGCCGGTCAGATGCTCGTGGCCTTGGTCTTCGGCGAGGTGGTATCGCAATATCCCATTCATGGCGGCATCTATCCGTGGACCAGGCGGCTGTGGGGCCGGCGTTATGCCTGGATGGCGGCCTGGGTCTACATCTGGGCCATGATTGTCACGATCACCGCCGTGGCCGAATTTGGCAGCGGCTTCCTGGCCAGCCTGTTCGAGATTGAGCTGAACCGGGAAAGTACGCTTGGCCTGTCGGTCCTGCTCCTGCTGGTGGCGCTGGTCCTGAACTTCACCGGCACCAAGACCATGGCCCGGGTGGCCCGGATCGGGCTGGCAGCCGAGCTGATCGGTGTGATCGCCGTCGGCCTGTACCTGCTGATTTTCCAGCGCAAGCAGAGCTTCGGCGTGTTCTTCGACCCGATGGGCGTACAGGGTGACGGCAGCTACCTGAACGCGTTCATGGGCGCCGCCCTGGCCGGTCTGTTCCTCTTCTACGGCTTTGAAGCCTGCGGCGACGTGGCGGAGGAAGTCGCCAACCCGGCCCGGCGGATCCCGCGCGCCATGATGATGACCATTGTGGTGGGAGGCGTCTCCGCGCTGTTCTCCTTCGGCGGCTATGTGCTGGCCGCGCCCAATCTGCAGGAGATCGTCAACGGCCAGGACGCTGACCCCATCCCCGCCATCCTGGAAGCGGCCCTGGGCCCGGTGGGTGCCAAGATTTTCCTAGTCGTTGCGATCACGGCGTTTCTGTCCTGCGTGCTGAGCCTGCAGGCGGCGGCGAGCCGGCTGATCTTCTCCTTTGCCCGCGATGGCATGGTGCCCGGCCACCGCTGGCTGTCCAGGGTTTCCGGCACCGCGAAGGTTCCCGCTAACGCCCTGATCGTCGCAGCCTGCATCCCGCTTGCCCTCTGCGTCATCATCTACCTGGGCTCGGATGAACTGCTTACCCAGATCACGTCCTTCGCGGTACTGGGCATCTACATTGCCTTCCAGTCCGTGGTGCTGGCCGCACTGCGCCAGCGCCTCAAGGGCTGGCGGCCGGCGGGGCCGTTCAGCCTGGGCGCCGCGGGATTGGCGGTTAATGCCGCCGCCCTGGCCTACGGCATCTTTGCCATGGTGCTGCTGGCCTGGCCCGGCAGCACGGGCGTCTTTGTCACCGACTGGACCGTCCTGCTGGGCCTGGCCGTGGTGGCGGGCAGCGGACTTCTCTACCTCCTGCTCGCCCGCCCGGATGCCAAGTCCACGGCGCCGGCCGGTGACGCCATCGACGTCGCCGCGAGGCTGCGTGCTGGCAGGGCCCGGCAAGCAGCGGTCAACTAA
- a CDS encoding aminobutyraldehyde dehydrogenase, with product MSVRNLRNFVNGQFVDSAATSRLAIHNPATEEVIATTPVSTAGDVAAAYAAAAAAFEIWSETTPAERQRALLHIADAVEARAEELADLECADTGKPRAGIVPDEIDVLVDQIRFFAGAARTLEGRATAEYLADHSSSIRREPIGVIGQVAPWNYPLMMAAWKVIPALAAGNTVVLKPSDSTPSSTLLFAELASEFLPAGAFNVVLGDRETGKALVADEAPEMVSITGSVRAGMEVAGAAAVDVKRVHLELGGKAPVIVFDDVDIATAVAGIVPASFYNAGQDCTAATRLLVHEDIHDEFVAAFAEEVRHNAKTGAPAEDGILYGALSSADHLRRVAGFLERLPEHATVEVGGKRHGGVGYFHEATVVSGLNQDDELIQNEVFGPIVTVQKFSTDAEALALANDVDYGLASSVWTKDHTRAMQFAKRLDFGCVWINTHIPLVAEMPHGGFKHSGYGKDLSMYGLEDYTRIKHVMSYIG from the coding sequence ATGAGCGTGCGGAATTTGCGGAACTTCGTCAACGGCCAGTTTGTTGACTCGGCAGCGACCAGCCGGCTGGCGATCCACAATCCGGCCACCGAGGAAGTCATCGCCACAACGCCCGTTTCCACCGCCGGCGACGTCGCTGCCGCCTACGCGGCAGCCGCTGCGGCGTTTGAAATCTGGAGCGAAACCACTCCCGCAGAGCGCCAGCGGGCGCTGTTGCACATTGCCGACGCCGTCGAGGCGCGGGCCGAGGAACTGGCAGACCTCGAATGCGCCGACACCGGCAAGCCCCGGGCCGGGATTGTCCCGGATGAGATCGACGTGCTCGTGGACCAGATCCGCTTCTTCGCCGGCGCGGCCCGGACCCTGGAAGGGCGCGCCACCGCCGAGTACCTCGCGGACCACAGTTCCTCGATCCGGCGCGAGCCCATCGGCGTGATCGGCCAGGTGGCGCCCTGGAACTATCCGCTGATGATGGCCGCGTGGAAGGTCATTCCCGCGCTCGCGGCCGGCAATACCGTAGTCCTCAAACCCTCCGATTCCACACCGAGCTCCACCCTGCTGTTTGCCGAACTGGCCAGCGAATTCCTCCCCGCCGGCGCGTTCAACGTGGTGCTGGGGGACCGTGAGACCGGCAAGGCGCTGGTGGCGGACGAGGCCCCGGAAATGGTGTCCATCACCGGCAGCGTGCGGGCCGGCATGGAGGTGGCCGGAGCGGCCGCCGTCGACGTCAAGCGCGTTCACCTGGAGCTGGGCGGCAAAGCCCCGGTCATCGTGTTCGACGACGTCGACATCGCCACCGCCGTGGCGGGGATCGTCCCGGCGTCGTTCTACAACGCGGGCCAGGACTGCACAGCGGCCACGCGGCTGCTGGTGCATGAAGACATCCACGATGAGTTTGTGGCTGCCTTTGCCGAGGAAGTTCGGCACAACGCCAAGACCGGCGCCCCGGCCGAGGACGGAATCCTGTACGGCGCGCTCAGCAGCGCAGACCATCTTCGGCGGGTCGCCGGATTCCTGGAGCGGCTGCCGGAACACGCCACCGTTGAAGTCGGCGGCAAACGCCACGGAGGTGTGGGCTACTTCCACGAGGCCACCGTGGTGTCCGGGCTCAACCAGGACGACGAGCTCATCCAGAACGAGGTGTTCGGCCCGATCGTCACGGTGCAGAAGTTCTCCACCGACGCCGAGGCCCTGGCCCTGGCCAACGATGTGGACTACGGGCTCGCGTCCTCGGTGTGGACCAAGGACCACACCCGGGCCATGCAGTTCGCCAAGCGCCTGGATTTCGGCTGCGTCTGGATCAACACCCACATCCCCCTCGTGGCCGAGATGCCGCACGGCGGATTCAAGCACTCCGGGTACGGCAAGGACCTGTCCATGTACGGGCTGGAGGACTACACCCGGATCAAGCACGTCATGAGCTACATCGGTTAA
- a CDS encoding cache domain-containing protein codes for MAENHSADSVQARAGKCAAAIGALFNDVFGTLDHWRSRVEASTAWGAGEIDPAVYAMVGPELTAADPLLIGAGFIAAPGVVRGKGLHFAWWLGPLEDNPILGTTTEPSQLDLASREYADYLRDLSALEWYRVPEATGARHITGPYVDHLCTCDYILTLTAPVVVGGSMAGVVGADVLVRRLERDALPLMRAVGAPTALVSAAGRVIVSTDPRLPVGTLAAADAGPAWTGAIACPGTNLKVLVRTAQ; via the coding sequence ATGGCTGAGAATCACAGTGCGGATTCCGTCCAGGCCCGGGCGGGCAAGTGCGCCGCGGCCATCGGAGCGTTGTTCAACGACGTCTTCGGAACCCTGGACCACTGGCGCAGCCGGGTCGAAGCCTCAACTGCCTGGGGTGCGGGAGAGATCGATCCTGCCGTCTACGCGATGGTGGGCCCGGAACTCACGGCCGCCGACCCGCTGCTGATCGGCGCCGGATTCATCGCAGCACCGGGGGTGGTGCGCGGGAAGGGCCTCCATTTTGCCTGGTGGCTGGGCCCGCTGGAGGACAATCCGATCCTCGGCACCACCACCGAGCCGAGCCAGCTGGATCTGGCATCGCGCGAGTACGCCGACTATCTGCGGGACCTTAGCGCGCTGGAGTGGTATCGGGTTCCGGAGGCCACCGGCGCCCGGCACATCACGGGCCCCTACGTGGACCACTTGTGCACGTGTGATTACATCCTCACGCTCACAGCGCCCGTCGTCGTTGGCGGGTCCATGGCGGGAGTGGTGGGCGCGGACGTCCTGGTGCGCCGGCTGGAGCGGGACGCCCTGCCGCTGATGCGCGCCGTGGGCGCCCCGACAGCTCTGGTGAGCGCCGCCGGCCGAGTGATCGTTTCCACCGATCCGCGACTCCCCGTGGGCACACTTGCCGCCGCAGATGCGGGCCCGGCCTGGACCGGCGCCATTGCCTGCCCCGGAACCAACCTGAAAGTCCTGGTGCGCACAGCTCAATAA
- a CDS encoding GntR family transcriptional regulator, which yields MSQEPSATTPSRGARAAVFAQLTGAGRSEQVAQRLTDAILLGVLAPGDRLPSEAELAKRFGVALVTARDALGAVREAGLVETRRGREGGSFVLAAEQTPERLLQARLRGLSQVEIADLAVYFGTLAAGCAERAAELASTDEAERLTAWLQDADFSSASDSGRNAGGFYLEIAVVSQSPRLVREQIRLQAEFGPMLWLCLTDPAMRARVYAQNQRTAEAIAAHDAAAARAEVRTQISDLSAWLLAAKERLEQGAAADG from the coding sequence GTGAGCCAGGAACCATCCGCCACCACGCCGTCGCGCGGTGCCCGGGCCGCCGTCTTCGCCCAGCTGACCGGCGCCGGCAGATCCGAGCAGGTGGCCCAGCGGCTGACCGATGCGATTCTGCTCGGCGTGCTGGCCCCCGGCGACCGGCTGCCCAGTGAGGCCGAGCTGGCCAAGCGCTTTGGCGTGGCCTTGGTGACGGCGCGCGACGCGCTCGGGGCTGTCCGCGAGGCCGGGCTGGTGGAGACCCGGCGCGGACGCGAGGGCGGCAGCTTCGTGCTGGCCGCCGAGCAGACTCCTGAAAGGCTCCTGCAGGCCCGGCTGCGCGGACTTTCCCAGGTGGAGATTGCCGACCTCGCCGTCTATTTCGGCACGCTGGCCGCCGGCTGCGCGGAAAGGGCGGCCGAGCTCGCGTCCACCGATGAAGCCGAACGGCTCACCGCCTGGCTTCAAGATGCCGACTTCAGCTCCGCCAGCGATTCCGGCCGGAATGCCGGCGGTTTCTACCTCGAGATCGCCGTCGTCAGCCAGTCGCCGCGCCTGGTGCGCGAGCAGATCCGCCTCCAGGCCGAGTTCGGCCCCATGCTGTGGCTGTGCCTGACCGACCCGGCCATGCGGGCGCGGGTCTATGCGCAAAACCAACGCACCGCCGAGGCGATAGCGGCCCATGACGCCGCCGCGGCCCGCGCCGAGGTCCGGACGCAGATCAGCGACCTTTCCGCCTGGCTGCTGGCAGCCAAGGAACGCCTTGAGCAAGGAGCAGCAGCCGATGGCTGA
- a CDS encoding CaiB/BaiF CoA-transferase family protein: protein MPGPQPGSAARDGAQVPADVPAGPLSGLLVADFSRVLAGPLATMTLADLGARVIKVERPGAGDDTRSWGPPYSTTGATYFESANRNKESVCLDLADPGDLQLARELALRADVLVENFKPGGMAKLGLGYAELSAANPGLIYASITGFGSTGGANLMGYDFIVQALGGLMSITGEKDGTPTKAGVALVDVLTAKDTTIGVLAALAARRVSGRGALLELNLLSSLQGALANQGQAFLGAGKVPHRMGSAHPSIVPYQLLECADAPLAVACGNDGQFAKLTQVLGIAGLAGDPRFATNNARVEHRTELVPLLEDALSASSALIWQGKLIEAGVPAGHVAGIDEGLEYAESLGLEPTIEVRNAAGQPAGRQIRHPITWTPAFRAPAAAPPSLGEHSDRVRAWLSDRADRSSARPSARPSAVPARG, encoded by the coding sequence ATGCCCGGCCCCCAGCCCGGTTCCGCCGCCCGGGACGGCGCCCAAGTGCCCGCTGACGTGCCTGCCGGGCCGCTGTCGGGTCTCTTGGTGGCCGATTTCTCCCGTGTCCTGGCCGGACCGCTGGCCACCATGACGCTGGCTGATCTGGGCGCCCGCGTCATCAAGGTGGAGCGTCCCGGCGCCGGGGACGACACCCGCAGCTGGGGGCCGCCGTACTCCACCACCGGGGCCACCTACTTTGAGAGTGCGAACCGCAACAAGGAATCCGTCTGCCTGGACCTTGCTGACCCCGGGGACCTGCAGCTGGCCAGGGAGTTGGCCCTGCGTGCCGATGTCCTGGTGGAAAACTTCAAGCCCGGCGGGATGGCGAAGCTGGGCCTGGGCTATGCGGAGCTCTCCGCCGCCAACCCCGGCTTGATCTATGCCTCAATCACGGGTTTTGGCAGCACGGGCGGGGCCAACCTGATGGGCTATGACTTCATCGTCCAGGCCTTGGGCGGACTGATGAGCATCACCGGGGAGAAGGACGGCACACCCACCAAGGCCGGCGTTGCGCTCGTCGACGTCCTGACGGCCAAGGACACTACCATTGGCGTCCTTGCCGCACTGGCGGCCCGCAGAGTCTCGGGGCGCGGGGCCCTCCTGGAGCTCAATCTGCTCTCGAGCCTGCAGGGCGCGCTGGCCAATCAGGGCCAGGCCTTCCTGGGCGCGGGCAAGGTTCCGCACCGGATGGGCAGCGCCCACCCCTCGATCGTGCCCTACCAGCTGCTGGAGTGTGCGGATGCGCCGCTGGCGGTGGCCTGCGGCAACGACGGACAGTTCGCCAAGCTGACCCAGGTTCTGGGCATTGCCGGGTTGGCCGGTGACCCGCGCTTTGCCACCAACAACGCGCGGGTGGAACACCGCACCGAGCTGGTGCCCCTGTTGGAGGATGCCCTGTCCGCGTCGTCTGCCCTCATCTGGCAGGGCAAGCTGATCGAGGCCGGCGTCCCGGCCGGCCATGTCGCGGGTATCGACGAGGGTCTTGAGTACGCCGAGTCGCTCGGGCTTGAACCGACCATCGAGGTCCGCAACGCGGCTGGCCAGCCAGCCGGAAGGCAGATCCGCCATCCCATTACCTGGACGCCGGCATTCCGGGCCCCCGCAGCGGCCCCACCGTCGCTGGGCGAACACAGCGACCGCGTCCGGGCGTGGCTGTCCGACCGCGCTGACCGCTCCAGCGCTAGGCCCAGCGCTAGGCCCAGCGCAGTGCCAGCCAGAGGTTAG
- a CDS encoding PucR family transcriptional regulator: MISLAQLHNQLGSDLRPAAGGAVAVRQISGVHISELEDPTPYLEGGELLLTTGIPVSGGEAKVQAYVRRLVERNIAALGLGLGAGVDEVPPALSAACASAGLELLVVPDGTPFMNVSRAYWDLVGREGRADLTASLGTQTALARAATQADALPSVVKALAQALGGWVAYLPADSGAETLWPADNHTIVEQLRRETSRLDMAVTHSASTFQIHGTDVVEYPVLVGRRTVGFLAIGAGRKLTRADRQIIMTVCVLLSLKAAQQLESDATAAALGSAVTKLFLTGHVDAGRALAPDLGIVAPTGAVRLLVVRGEIDPAAVSGELESRLRAGTGRAGWPEAGGALRSCRLRHVAGGLSYYVLDAEYRDAGTPGTPGSDGGSTTQSEPYDADGGAGTAGVTAVLSRPMPLERVHEEAGQLAAMVRALAAGQIVDAPEGALDPRAQGWVAALRGYQRADLIGTVRAYLRHRGQWEGAARELGIHRNSLRHRMGIAEELLQADPDDADVAANLWLALRWA; encoded by the coding sequence GTGATCAGCCTGGCCCAACTGCACAACCAACTCGGCAGCGATCTCCGCCCCGCCGCGGGAGGGGCGGTGGCCGTGCGGCAGATCTCGGGTGTGCACATCTCCGAGCTCGAGGATCCCACGCCGTATCTGGAAGGCGGCGAGCTGCTCCTCACGACGGGCATCCCCGTCTCGGGCGGAGAGGCCAAGGTGCAGGCCTACGTCCGGCGCCTCGTGGAGCGCAACATCGCGGCTCTGGGGCTCGGCCTGGGGGCCGGCGTGGATGAGGTGCCGCCGGCTTTGAGTGCCGCCTGCGCCTCGGCCGGGCTGGAGCTTCTGGTGGTGCCCGACGGCACGCCGTTCATGAACGTCTCCCGCGCCTATTGGGACCTCGTGGGCCGCGAAGGCCGGGCGGACCTGACCGCCAGCCTCGGCACGCAGACGGCGCTGGCCCGGGCCGCGACGCAGGCGGATGCGCTCCCTTCCGTAGTCAAGGCCCTGGCCCAGGCGCTGGGCGGCTGGGTGGCGTACCTTCCGGCCGACAGCGGGGCGGAAACACTCTGGCCGGCGGACAACCACACGATTGTGGAGCAGTTGCGCAGGGAGACCTCGCGGCTTGATATGGCCGTGACGCATTCGGCCTCCACTTTTCAGATCCATGGCACCGACGTCGTGGAGTATCCCGTGCTGGTGGGGCGGCGGACGGTCGGGTTCCTGGCCATTGGTGCCGGGCGCAAACTGACCCGTGCTGATCGGCAGATCATCATGACGGTGTGCGTGTTGCTCTCGCTCAAGGCGGCCCAGCAACTGGAGAGCGACGCCACCGCTGCCGCGCTTGGCTCGGCCGTGACCAAGCTCTTTCTCACCGGACATGTTGACGCCGGCCGGGCCCTGGCACCGGATCTGGGCATTGTCGCGCCTACCGGCGCCGTGCGGCTCCTGGTGGTGCGTGGCGAGATTGATCCCGCGGCGGTTTCCGGGGAGCTGGAGTCGAGGCTGCGCGCCGGGACCGGACGGGCCGGCTGGCCTGAGGCCGGTGGTGCCCTGCGTTCCTGCCGCCTGCGCCACGTGGCTGGCGGCCTCAGCTATTACGTGCTGGACGCGGAATACCGCGACGCCGGCACTCCCGGCACTCCCGGCAGCGACGGCGGCAGCACTACGCAGTCGGAGCCGTACGACGCCGACGGCGGCGCCGGCACCGCCGGTGTCACGGCCGTGCTGAGCCGGCCGATGCCGCTGGAACGGGTGCACGAGGAGGCCGGACAGCTGGCCGCCATGGTACGTGCGCTGGCTGCCGGGCAGATTGTCGACGCACCGGAGGGGGCTCTGGATCCCCGGGCCCAGGGCTGGGTGGCTGCGCTGCGCGGGTATCAGCGCGCTGACCTGATCGGAACTGTCCGCGCCTATCTGCGTCACCGGGGCCAGTGGGAGGGCGCCGCCCGCGAGCTAGGGATCCACCGGAACTCGCTGCGCCACCGGATGGGAATAGCGGAGGAACTGCTGCAGGCGGATCCGGACGATGCCGACGTCGCGGCTAACCTCTGGCTGGCACTGCGCTGGGCCTAG